The following proteins are co-located in the Candidatus Competibacteraceae bacterium genome:
- the glgX gene encoding glycogen debranching protein GlgX — protein sequence MSSRARVWPGKPYPLGTTWDGKGVNFALFSAHAEKVELCLFDSSGQREIERLVLPENTDQIWHGYVPGLWPGTLYGYRVFGPYEPQIGHRFNHHKLLLDPYAKQFYGSLHLRDEHCGYQVGHSNADLSFDTRDNAHDMLKCVVVDTSFNWDGDRPPETPWNRTVIYETHIRGFTIRHEGVPHHLRGTFAGMAHPEIIKHLQALGVTAVELMPVHAFVDDRFLTDRGLRNYWGYNTLCFFAPESRYLSGGDLAEFKTMVKRLHDAGIEVLLDVVYNHTAEGNEFGPTLSFRGIDNASYYRLMPDDRRFYINDTGCGNTLNLIHPRVLQMVMDSLRYWVNDMHVDGFRFDLAVTLGREEYGYDRWGGFFDAIRQDPALSRVKVIAEPWDIGPGGYQLGGFPAGTTEWNDRFRDTARRFWCGDDDMLPRLASNLLASSDLFDHDCRRPWASVNYIASHDGFTLADLVSYNERHNEANGENNRDGHPSNFSHNQGVEGPTDDPAVRQLRLRLRRNMLATVLLAQGTPMLLAGDESGRTQGGNNNAYCQDNEINWLKWHDIPAEDLEFQDFVRRLIHLRSEHPVLRRPRFLHGLQISKTTGLRDIEWISPGGGIMSDYHWQESKARCFGMLLAGDTSEYFTPDGYPETDDTLLALFNAGKAVVPFRMPDVRNARGWRCLLDTSRPQLAAGDLLIGTGDDFQIEPQTITVFALMMDEAA from the coding sequence ATGTCATCGCGCGCCCGTGTGTGGCCAGGCAAACCTTATCCGCTCGGCACAACTTGGGATGGCAAGGGCGTTAATTTCGCGCTCTTTTCCGCTCATGCCGAAAAGGTCGAACTGTGCTTGTTCGATTCTTCTGGCCAGCGCGAGATCGAAAGACTGGTGTTGCCGGAAAACACCGACCAGATCTGGCATGGTTACGTGCCTGGGCTGTGGCCGGGCACCTTGTATGGCTACCGGGTGTTTGGACCCTACGAACCGCAGATCGGTCACCGTTTCAACCACCACAAACTACTGCTCGACCCCTATGCCAAGCAGTTTTATGGTTCGCTGCACCTGCGCGACGAGCACTGTGGCTACCAGGTCGGCCACTCGAACGCCGATCTATCCTTCGATACCCGTGACAACGCCCACGACATGCTGAAGTGCGTGGTGGTGGACACCAGCTTTAACTGGGACGGAGACCGTCCTCCCGAAACCCCCTGGAATCGAACGGTTATCTACGAAACCCACATCCGCGGCTTCACCATCCGCCACGAAGGGGTACCCCACCATCTGCGCGGTACCTTCGCCGGGATGGCTCACCCCGAAATTATCAAACACCTGCAGGCTCTGGGTGTCACCGCCGTCGAATTGATGCCGGTCCATGCCTTTGTCGATGACCGGTTTCTCACTGATCGCGGCTTGCGCAATTATTGGGGCTACAACACATTATGCTTCTTTGCACCGGAATCGCGCTATCTGAGCGGCGGCGATCTGGCCGAGTTCAAGACCATGGTCAAACGCTTGCACGACGCCGGCATCGAAGTGCTGCTGGACGTGGTCTACAACCATACGGCCGAAGGCAACGAATTCGGCCCGACTCTCAGCTTTCGGGGCATCGACAATGCTTCCTACTACCGGCTTATGCCCGACGATCGCCGCTTCTACATCAACGACACCGGCTGCGGCAACACCCTCAACCTGATCCATCCACGAGTGCTGCAAATGGTCATGGACAGCCTGCGCTACTGGGTCAACGACATGCATGTGGACGGTTTCCGCTTCGATCTGGCGGTCACCCTGGGTCGGGAAGAATACGGCTACGACCGCTGGGGCGGCTTTTTCGACGCGATCCGCCAGGATCCGGCCTTATCACGGGTTAAAGTCATCGCCGAACCCTGGGATATCGGCCCCGGTGGTTACCAGCTCGGCGGCTTCCCGGCCGGCACCACCGAATGGAACGATCGCTTCCGCGATACCGCGCGCCGGTTCTGGTGCGGCGATGACGACATGCTGCCGCGACTGGCCTCCAACCTGCTGGCATCCAGCGACCTGTTCGATCACGACTGCCGGCGGCCTTGGGCTTCGGTCAATTACATCGCCAGCCACGACGGCTTCACCTTGGCTGACCTGGTCAGCTACAACGAACGCCACAACGAAGCCAACGGCGAAAACAACCGTGATGGTCACCCTTCGAATTTCAGCCACAACCAGGGCGTCGAAGGACCCACCGACGACCCGGCCGTCCGGCAATTGCGCCTGCGCCTGCGCCGCAACATGCTGGCCACCGTGTTATTGGCTCAGGGCACGCCCATGCTACTGGCCGGAGATGAATCCGGGCGCACTCAGGGCGGCAACAACAACGCCTACTGCCAGGATAACGAGATCAACTGGCTGAAATGGCACGACATCCCCGCCGAGGATTTGGAATTTCAGGATTTCGTGCGCCGGTTGATTCACCTGCGCTCCGAGCATCCGGTGCTGCGTCGGCCGCGGTTCCTGCACGGCTTGCAGATCTCGAAAACCACGGGCTTGCGCGACATCGAATGGATCAGCCCCGGCGGCGGCATTATGAGTGATTACCACTGGCAGGAGTCCAAGGCCCGTTGTTTCGGTATGTTGCTGGCCGGCGATACCAGCGAGTACTTCACACCGGACGGTTATCCGGAAACCGACGATACCCTGCTCGCCCTCTTCAATGCCGGGAAAGCCGTCGTTCCGTTTCGCATGCCCGACGTTCGCAACGCTCGTGGCTGGCGCTGCCTGCTCGACACCTCGCGACCTCAGCTTGCGGCGGGTGATCTCCTGATCGGTACCGGCGACGATTTTCAGATCGAGCCTCAGACCATCACCGTGTTCGCCTTGATGATGGATGAAGCGGCTTGA